One segment of Curtobacterium sp. MR_MD2014 DNA contains the following:
- a CDS encoding alpha/beta hydrolase produces MGTGRWHEDVLGASFERLELPLGEDGEGPVVATLVRRRRSPNDLLLHARGPLHGVDVLYVHGWSDYFFQVELAEHLERLGARFHALDLRKYGRSLRPHQTPGFVDDLAVYDEDIGAALDAIAAEHHGGPRRRLVPMGHSTGGLTLALWAARHPDLVDGLVLNSPWLEFQASALGRAIVTPVIKLGAKRNPLAPMPAVDPGFATRTVSATGEGSWTYDQRWRPERGFALHPGWLAAVFAGQERVAQGLGIAVPTLVMLSDKSMLQPRWDDAMTRADVALNVDVVAHRALSLGAEVTVRRLHGALHDVVLSAPEVRDQVWDVLGRWATTLPR; encoded by the coding sequence ATGGGGACCGGACGGTGGCACGAGGACGTGCTGGGGGCCTCCTTCGAGCGCCTCGAGCTCCCGCTCGGCGAGGACGGTGAGGGACCGGTCGTCGCGACCCTGGTGCGGCGCCGGCGGTCACCGAACGACCTGCTGCTGCACGCCCGCGGCCCCCTGCACGGCGTGGACGTGCTGTACGTGCACGGCTGGTCCGACTACTTCTTCCAGGTGGAGCTGGCGGAGCACCTCGAGCGGCTCGGAGCGCGCTTCCACGCCCTCGACCTGCGGAAGTACGGCCGGAGCCTCCGCCCACACCAGACGCCCGGGTTCGTCGACGACCTGGCCGTGTACGACGAGGACATCGGTGCCGCCCTCGACGCGATCGCCGCCGAGCACCACGGCGGTCCGCGCCGACGACTCGTCCCGATGGGGCACTCCACCGGCGGGCTGACCCTGGCGCTCTGGGCCGCGCGGCACCCCGACCTCGTCGACGGCCTCGTGCTGAACAGCCCGTGGCTCGAGTTCCAGGCGAGTGCACTCGGCCGGGCGATCGTCACGCCGGTGATCAAGCTCGGAGCGAAGCGGAACCCGCTCGCGCCGATGCCCGCGGTCGACCCGGGCTTCGCGACGCGGACGGTGTCCGCCACGGGCGAGGGGTCGTGGACCTACGACCAGCGCTGGCGGCCCGAACGGGGCTTCGCCCTGCACCCCGGGTGGCTCGCCGCGGTGTTCGCCGGGCAGGAACGGGTCGCGCAGGGGCTCGGCATCGCGGTGCCGACCCTCGTGATGCTCAGCGACAAGAGCATGCTGCAGCCGCGGTGGGACGACGCGATGACGCGCGCCGACGTCGCGCTCAACGTGGACGTGGTCGCGCACCGGGCCCTGTCGCTCGGCGCCGAGGTGACCGTCCGGCGCCTGCACGGGGCCCTGCACGACGTGGTGCTCTCCGCGCCCGAGGTCCGCGACCAGGTGTGGGACGTGCTCGGGCGCTGGGCCACGACGCTCCCGCGCTGA
- the bla gene encoding class A beta-lactamase, whose amino-acid sequence MLVRVRTTRTTLATIAAVAALTLAGCSGSGGGDRSGTAGGAPTATTRPVPVPSPTATADAATSRAFAALEERDDARIGVVAIDTADGSSVGYRADERFAFASTNKAFIAAAVLDASSGEDLDEVVHYGRGDLLEYAPVTRRYVDEGMTLRALVDAAVRESDNTAANLLVERLGGVGGVSRWLRGIGDDVTRVDRVEPDLNTAVPGDQRDTTTPAQSASDLRAVLVGDALDAGDRELLRSSMAGTTTGDGTIRAGVPGGWSVADKTGTASYGVRNDIAVVRPPGRDPVVLVVFTAHERADAEPSDALVAAATRLAVQRIV is encoded by the coding sequence ATGCTCGTCCGCGTGCGGACGACGAGGACGACCCTGGCCACGATCGCGGCGGTGGCCGCGCTGACGCTCGCCGGGTGCAGCGGCAGTGGTGGTGGCGACCGCTCGGGCACGGCGGGCGGTGCTCCGACGGCGACCACGAGGCCGGTACCGGTACCGTCACCGACCGCGACCGCGGACGCGGCGACGTCCCGCGCGTTCGCCGCGCTCGAGGAGCGGGACGACGCCCGGATCGGTGTCGTCGCGATCGACACGGCGGACGGCAGCAGCGTCGGGTACCGGGCCGACGAACGGTTCGCCTTCGCCTCGACGAACAAGGCGTTCATCGCCGCGGCGGTCCTCGACGCGTCGAGCGGCGAGGACCTCGACGAGGTCGTGCACTACGGACGGGGCGACCTGCTCGAGTACGCACCCGTCACGCGCCGGTACGTCGACGAGGGCATGACGCTCCGGGCGCTCGTCGACGCGGCGGTGCGCGAGAGCGACAACACGGCTGCGAACCTGCTCGTGGAGCGGCTCGGCGGGGTGGGCGGGGTGTCGCGGTGGCTGCGGGGGATCGGGGACGACGTGACCCGGGTGGACCGCGTCGAGCCCGACCTCAACACGGCGGTCCCGGGCGACCAGCGGGACACGACGACCCCGGCGCAGTCGGCGAGCGACCTGCGGGCGGTGCTCGTCGGCGACGCGCTCGACGCCGGGGACCGCGAGCTGCTGCGGTCGTCGATGGCGGGGACGACCACCGGTGACGGCACGATCCGGGCGGGCGTCCCCGGGGGCTGGTCGGTCGCGGACAAGACCGGGACCGCCTCGTACGGGGTGCGCAACGACATCGCCGTCGTCCGGCCGCCGGGCCGGGACCCCGTCGTGCTCGTCGTGTTCACGGCGCACGAGCGGGCGGACGCGGAGCCGTCCGACGCCCTGGTGGCCGCGGCGACCCGACTGGCGGTGCAGCGGATCGTCTGA
- a CDS encoding mannitol dehydrogenase family protein, translating into MTVRLSPETLDRIAASGVAVPSYDRDGITPGIVHFGVGGFHRAHQAMVVDRLLQQGEAREYGICGVGVLEQDRRMAAAMAEQGGLYTLVLKHPDGTRESRVVGSIVEYLLAVDDPDAVVEKMAHPDTRIVSLTITEGGYNFDHVTGEFVADEPGVAADLRGDAPPRTVFGLVVEALRRRRDRGLEPFTVMSCDNIQGNGHVARQMFTAYARLQDPAFAAWMGEHVSFPNSMVDRITPVTTDEDRAWVRDELGIEDAWPVVAEPFFQWVLEDDHPAGRPRYEDADVQLVDDVEPYELMKLRLLNASHQGLCYFGYLSGYRYAHEATQDEAIATFLRRYMAEEATPTLHAVPGIDLDDYTATLIERFRNPEVRDTLARLCAESSDRIPKWLLPVVRENLASGGPVALSAGIVASWARYAEGTDEDGQPIQVVDRLADRLTAAARRQDEDRLAFLQDRQVFGDLVDDDRFVAAYRDALDGLLQDGAHATVTRLSRS; encoded by the coding sequence ATGACCGTCCGCCTGAGCCCGGAGACCCTGGACCGGATCGCCGCGAGCGGCGTCGCCGTGCCGAGCTACGACCGCGACGGGATCACCCCGGGGATCGTGCACTTCGGCGTCGGCGGCTTCCACCGTGCGCACCAGGCGATGGTGGTGGACCGGCTCCTGCAGCAGGGCGAGGCCCGCGAGTACGGCATCTGCGGTGTCGGTGTGCTCGAGCAGGACCGTCGCATGGCCGCCGCGATGGCGGAGCAGGGCGGCCTCTACACGCTCGTGCTCAAGCACCCGGACGGCACGCGGGAGTCGCGGGTCGTGGGCAGCATCGTCGAGTACCTGCTCGCGGTGGACGACCCGGACGCGGTCGTCGAGAAGATGGCGCACCCGGACACCAGGATCGTCAGCCTGACCATCACCGAGGGCGGCTACAACTTCGACCACGTCACGGGGGAGTTCGTCGCGGACGAACCGGGTGTCGCAGCGGACCTCCGCGGGGACGCCCCGCCGCGGACGGTCTTCGGCCTCGTGGTCGAGGCGCTCCGGCGTCGTCGCGACCGGGGTCTCGAGCCGTTCACGGTGATGTCGTGCGACAACATCCAGGGCAACGGACACGTCGCTCGGCAGATGTTCACCGCCTACGCCCGCCTGCAGGACCCGGCCTTCGCGGCGTGGATGGGCGAGCACGTGTCGTTCCCGAACTCGATGGTCGACCGGATCACCCCGGTCACGACCGACGAGGACCGGGCCTGGGTCCGTGACGAGCTCGGCATCGAGGACGCCTGGCCGGTCGTCGCCGAGCCGTTCTTCCAGTGGGTGCTCGAGGACGACCACCCCGCAGGCCGCCCCCGGTACGAGGACGCCGACGTGCAGCTCGTCGACGACGTCGAGCCGTACGAGCTGATGAAGCTCCGGCTCCTCAACGCCAGCCACCAGGGGCTCTGCTACTTCGGGTACCTGTCCGGGTACCGCTACGCCCACGAGGCCACGCAGGACGAGGCGATCGCGACCTTCCTCCGCCGCTACATGGCCGAGGAGGCGACCCCGACGCTCCACGCGGTCCCCGGGATCGACCTCGACGACTACACGGCGACGCTCATCGAGCGCTTCCGGAACCCCGAGGTCCGCGACACCCTCGCCCGGCTCTGCGCCGAGTCGAGCGACCGCATCCCGAAGTGGCTGCTCCCGGTGGTCCGCGAGAACCTCGCATCCGGAGGTCCCGTCGCGCTCTCGGCCGGCATCGTCGCCTCGTGGGCGCGCTACGCGGAGGGCACCGACGAGGACGGGCAGCCGATCCAGGTCGTGGACCGCCTCGCCGACCGGCTGACGGCGGCCGCGCGGCGGCAGGACGAGGACCGGCTCGCCTTCCTGCAGGACCGCCAGGTGTTCGGCGACCTGGTCGACGACGACCGGTTCGTCGCGGCGTACCGCGACGCGCTCGACGGGCTCCTGCAGGACGGCGCACACGCGACGGTCACGCGACTGTCGCGCTCCTGA
- a CDS encoding TetR/AcrR family transcriptional regulator, giving the protein MTTTDRRAALKAKHRAAILQAARDLVDERGGRGFGVDDLASRADIARRTVFNHFASLDEVLLAVCEQELSVIIDRFLADMARTPIGDGSRASMFEELESAARGADLAPAISGMYRIIGEPGKEDPKAAVLTQTAFSRVTDRLRDEVARRHPGADPLDTALLVDSLMSGIVVIADHWLTNDGPELTPASLTAWDALLSRLVHSVRSGYMPAS; this is encoded by the coding sequence GTGACCACCACCGACCGTCGTGCCGCGCTCAAGGCGAAGCACCGTGCCGCGATCCTGCAGGCAGCGCGGGACCTGGTCGACGAACGCGGCGGACGCGGTTTCGGCGTCGACGACCTGGCGTCGCGTGCCGACATCGCGCGACGGACCGTCTTCAACCACTTCGCGTCGCTCGACGAGGTCCTGCTCGCGGTCTGCGAGCAGGAGCTCTCGGTGATCATCGACCGGTTCCTGGCCGACATGGCCCGGACCCCGATCGGCGACGGCAGCCGCGCGTCGATGTTCGAGGAGCTCGAGTCGGCCGCACGCGGGGCCGACCTGGCGCCGGCGATCTCCGGGATGTACCGGATCATCGGTGAACCGGGGAAGGAGGACCCGAAGGCCGCGGTCCTCACCCAGACCGCGTTCTCGCGGGTCACCGACCGGCTGCGCGACGAGGTCGCCCGGCGACACCCGGGTGCCGACCCGCTCGACACCGCGCTGCTCGTCGACTCGCTCATGAGCGGGATCGTCGTCATCGCCGACCACTGGCTCACCAACGACGGCCCCGAGCTCACCCCGGCGTCACTGACCGCCTGGGACGCCCTGCTGAGCAGACTCGTGCACAGCGTCCGCTCCGGCTACATGCCGGCCTCCTGA
- a CDS encoding MMPL family transporter yields the protein MAGLLYRLGRFSARRHWLVIIAWIVIMGIAGLTYSLFAGTISSSITIPNTKTSQVQDELADKFPSANGGNGTLVFETTDGKAFTATQQADVKDFLDGIADLDGVKEVRDGFTTQDQLDEQRQKIVDGRQQIEDGRKQIEDGQAQLDQQKDQLESGKQQIEQAQAQLDQQKAQAEAQAQAAGAAAANSAAAQAGQQQLEQAQAQIDAQQQQITAGEQQIADAQQEIDDNTKKLEDNERELEQGSDLLDLSKDIRFVSSNGAASIGTVQFTKSTFEVPQETKQEISDRAESAKIDGLEVYVSNDIAQGVPSILGPGEIVGVIIAALVLFLMLRTVIGAAIPLLSAVLGVGVATLASLSFSSLVEFISVTPVLGVMLGLAVGIDYSLFILNRHRTQLKAGMGVHESIGLANGTSGNAVVFAGTTVIVALLALNITGIPFLGLMGTVGAVAVLFAILIATSFTPALLSLLGMRILRKKERQQIGHTGSVRVPNKPMSTWRAVVTLVAGVAVLGTIALPATQMRLGLPTGASEATDSSQYKAYKALEDEFGAGQNGPLLVVADLPEAIAKDDVTATEVTIGQALAKNDDVEAVLPIGASSDRDIIAFQVKPAGGPDSVSTETLVKDLREQTVQTDDGTVTLGVAGNASANIDVSEKLANVLPLYLVVVVGLSLIILIVVFRSFLVPITATAGFILSVLASFGGLTAIYQFGWLGSVFGVHDPAPILSFLPIIEIGILFGLAMDYQLFLVSGMREAYAHGASAKVAVQRGLHAGRAVVTAAAIIMISVFAGFIFSESSTIKPIGFGLAFGVLVDAFVVRMLLIPAVMHLLGKSAWWIPKWLDRILPDVDVEGAKLERSHPGDDRGHGAEPAVAGATAGAGAGAHRGSHAADVEPDANPHEGHTPTHRA from the coding sequence ATGGCCGGTCTCCTCTACCGTCTCGGACGGTTCTCCGCACGACGCCACTGGCTGGTGATCATCGCCTGGATCGTCATCATGGGCATCGCGGGGCTCACCTACAGCCTGTTCGCGGGCACGATCTCCTCGTCCATCACGATCCCGAACACCAAGACGAGCCAGGTGCAGGACGAGCTGGCGGACAAGTTCCCGTCGGCGAACGGTGGCAACGGCACGCTGGTCTTCGAGACGACCGACGGCAAGGCGTTCACCGCGACGCAGCAGGCCGACGTCAAGGACTTCCTGGACGGGATCGCCGACCTCGACGGGGTGAAGGAGGTCCGTGACGGCTTCACCACGCAGGACCAGCTCGACGAGCAGCGGCAGAAGATCGTCGACGGGCGCCAGCAGATCGAGGACGGTCGCAAGCAGATCGAGGACGGCCAGGCCCAGCTCGACCAGCAGAAGGACCAGCTGGAGTCGGGCAAGCAGCAGATCGAGCAGGCGCAGGCGCAGCTCGACCAGCAGAAGGCCCAGGCCGAGGCGCAGGCCCAGGCCGCCGGGGCCGCCGCCGCGAACAGTGCGGCCGCGCAGGCCGGTCAGCAGCAGCTCGAGCAGGCCCAGGCGCAGATCGACGCCCAGCAGCAGCAGATCACCGCGGGCGAGCAGCAGATCGCCGACGCCCAGCAGGAGATCGACGACAACACGAAGAAGCTCGAGGACAACGAGCGCGAGCTGGAGCAGGGGTCCGACCTGCTCGACCTGTCGAAGGACATCCGCTTCGTGTCGTCGAACGGCGCTGCCTCGATCGGCACCGTGCAGTTCACGAAGTCGACCTTCGAGGTGCCGCAGGAGACCAAGCAGGAGATCTCCGACCGGGCCGAGAGCGCGAAGATCGACGGCCTCGAGGTGTACGTCTCGAACGACATCGCGCAGGGTGTCCCGTCGATCCTCGGCCCCGGCGAGATCGTCGGTGTCATCATCGCCGCGCTCGTGCTCTTCCTGATGCTCCGCACGGTCATCGGCGCCGCCATCCCGCTGCTGTCCGCCGTGCTCGGCGTCGGCGTCGCCACCCTCGCGTCGCTCTCGTTCTCGAGCCTGGTCGAGTTCATCTCGGTCACGCCGGTGCTGGGGGTGATGCTCGGCCTGGCGGTCGGCATCGACTACTCGCTGTTCATCCTCAACCGACACCGGACGCAGCTGAAGGCCGGCATGGGCGTCCACGAGTCCATCGGTCTCGCCAACGGCACCTCCGGCAACGCGGTGGTCTTCGCGGGCACGACCGTCATCGTGGCCCTGCTCGCGCTCAACATCACCGGGATCCCGTTCCTCGGCCTGATGGGCACCGTCGGCGCCGTCGCCGTGCTGTTCGCGATCCTCATCGCGACGTCGTTCACCCCGGCGCTGCTGTCCCTGCTCGGCATGCGCATCCTCCGGAAGAAGGAGCGGCAGCAGATCGGGCACACCGGGTCCGTCCGGGTGCCGAACAAGCCGATGTCGACCTGGCGCGCGGTCGTCACGCTCGTCGCCGGCGTCGCGGTGCTCGGCACGATCGCCCTCCCCGCCACGCAGATGCGCCTCGGCCTGCCGACCGGTGCCTCCGAGGCCACCGACTCGTCGCAGTACAAGGCGTACAAGGCGCTCGAGGACGAGTTCGGCGCCGGCCAGAACGGTCCGCTGCTCGTCGTGGCCGACCTGCCGGAGGCGATCGCGAAGGACGACGTCACCGCGACCGAGGTCACCATCGGCCAGGCGCTCGCGAAGAACGACGACGTCGAGGCCGTCCTGCCGATCGGCGCGTCGTCCGACCGCGACATCATCGCCTTCCAGGTCAAGCCCGCGGGCGGCCCGGACAGCGTCTCGACCGAGACCCTGGTCAAGGACCTGCGCGAGCAGACCGTGCAGACCGACGACGGCACGGTGACGCTCGGGGTCGCGGGCAACGCCAGCGCGAACATCGACGTGTCGGAGAAGCTCGCGAACGTGCTGCCGCTCTACCTCGTCGTGGTCGTCGGCCTGTCGCTGATCATCCTCATCGTCGTGTTCCGGTCGTTCCTCGTGCCGATCACCGCGACGGCCGGGTTCATCCTGTCCGTGCTCGCGTCCTTCGGTGGTCTGACGGCCATCTACCAGTTCGGCTGGCTGGGCTCCGTGTTCGGCGTGCACGACCCTGCGCCGATCCTGAGCTTCCTGCCCATCATCGAGATCGGCATCCTGTTCGGGCTCGCGATGGACTACCAGCTCTTCCTGGTGTCCGGCATGCGTGAGGCGTACGCGCACGGCGCCTCGGCCAAGGTCGCGGTGCAACGCGGTCTGCACGCCGGTCGCGCGGTCGTCACGGCAGCTGCGATCATCATGATCTCGGTGTTCGCGGGCTTCATCTTCTCGGAGTCCTCGACCATCAAGCCGATCGGCTTCGGCCTGGCGTTCGGCGTGCTGGTCGACGCCTTCGTCGTCCGGATGCTGCTCATCCCGGCGGTCATGCACCTGCTCGGGAAGAGCGCCTGGTGGATCCCGAAGTGGCTCGACCGGATCCTGCCGGACGTCGACGTCGAGGGCGCCAAGCTCGAGCGCTCGCACCCCGGTGACGACCGCGGCCACGGCGCCGAGCCCGCCGTCGCCGGTGCCACCGCCGGGGCCGGAGCCGGAGCACACCGCGGGTCGCACGCCGCCGACGTGGAGCCCGATGCGAACCCGCACGAGGGGCACACGCCGACGCACCGCGCCTAG
- a CDS encoding MarR family winged helix-turn-helix transcriptional regulator gives MTATDVDPLALDRQLCFALAATSRSVIGLYRDLLDPLGLTHPQYLVMLALWEHDPRSVREIAAELRLDSATLSPLLKRLEASGYVRRQRSAADERQLEVSLTTAGRALRERASTVPVAVADRLGWPLDRLERLKDDLTELLGRVDALD, from the coding sequence ATGACCGCGACCGACGTCGACCCTCTCGCCCTCGACCGGCAGCTCTGCTTCGCCCTGGCCGCCACGAGCCGCAGCGTCATCGGCCTGTACCGCGACCTGCTCGACCCGCTGGGCCTGACGCACCCGCAGTACCTCGTCATGCTCGCCCTGTGGGAGCACGACCCGCGATCGGTGCGCGAGATCGCCGCGGAGCTCCGCCTCGACTCCGCCACGCTGAGCCCACTGCTCAAGCGCCTCGAGGCATCCGGCTACGTCCGACGCCAGCGCAGCGCGGCCGACGAACGCCAGCTCGAGGTGTCGCTCACCACCGCCGGTCGGGCACTCCGCGAGCGGGCGAGCACCGTCCCGGTCGCGGTGGCCGACCGGCTCGGCTGGCCGCTCGACCGGCTCGAGCGACTGAAGGACGACCTGACGGAGCTGCTCGGACGCGTCGACGCACTCGACTGA
- a CDS encoding alkene reductase has protein sequence MKLFEAADLGALHLRNRIVMAPLTRTRAGEQGIPNDLLVEHYAQRAGLGMIITEGTWPVQEGRSYPGQPGIETDEQVAGWRRVTDAVHERGGTIVMQLMHGGRVSHTDISQTPRIVGPSAIAAPGQTHLADGSKADMPVPHELTTDEVREAVQGFVRAARNAIAAGLDGVEVHGANGYLVHEFLSPVSNTRTDEYGGSPENRARFAVEVSTAIAEAVGADRVGIRLSPQHNIQGVLEEDDADVRATYTAVAEGLAPLGLAFVDVLHAEPASELVQHVRRTAGAPFIANSGFSSMTTRDEAITLLDGDLADAVAVGRAAIANPDLAERWEQDAPLNEPRPELFYGASAEGYTDYPTLDQVREPVA, from the coding sequence GTGAAGCTCTTCGAAGCCGCCGACCTCGGCGCACTCCACCTCCGCAACCGCATCGTCATGGCACCCCTCACCCGGACGCGCGCCGGTGAGCAGGGCATCCCCAACGACCTCCTCGTCGAGCACTACGCGCAGCGCGCCGGCCTCGGCATGATCATCACCGAGGGCACCTGGCCCGTGCAGGAGGGCCGCTCCTACCCCGGGCAGCCCGGCATCGAGACCGACGAGCAGGTCGCCGGGTGGCGCCGCGTGACGGACGCCGTGCACGAGCGCGGCGGCACGATCGTCATGCAGCTCATGCACGGCGGTCGCGTCTCGCACACCGACATCTCGCAGACCCCGCGCATCGTGGGCCCCTCGGCGATCGCCGCTCCGGGGCAGACGCACCTGGCCGACGGCTCGAAGGCCGACATGCCCGTGCCGCACGAGCTCACCACCGACGAGGTCCGCGAGGCCGTCCAGGGCTTCGTCCGCGCCGCTCGCAACGCGATCGCGGCCGGGCTCGACGGCGTCGAGGTGCACGGTGCGAACGGGTACCTCGTGCACGAGTTCCTCTCCCCCGTGTCGAACACCCGCACCGACGAGTACGGCGGGTCCCCCGAGAACCGGGCGCGCTTCGCCGTCGAGGTCTCCACGGCGATCGCGGAGGCCGTCGGCGCCGACCGCGTGGGCATCCGTCTGTCGCCGCAGCACAACATCCAGGGCGTGCTCGAGGAGGACGACGCCGACGTCCGTGCGACCTACACCGCCGTCGCCGAGGGCCTCGCGCCGCTCGGGCTGGCCTTCGTGGACGTCCTGCACGCCGAGCCGGCCAGCGAGCTCGTGCAGCACGTGCGCCGCACCGCAGGTGCCCCGTTCATCGCGAACTCGGGCTTCTCCTCGATGACCACCCGCGACGAGGCGATCACGCTGCTCGACGGTGACCTCGCCGACGCCGTCGCGGTGGGCCGGGCCGCCATCGCGAACCCGGACCTCGCCGAGCGCTGGGAGCAGGACGCGCCGCTCAACGAGCCGCGTCCCGAGCTCTTCTACGGTGCGAGCGCCGAGGGCTACACCGACTACCCGACGCTCGACCAGGTGCGCGAGCCCGTCGCGTAG
- a CDS encoding mannosyltransferase family protein, which translates to MSTATAPPTPLDRPDHLVGESTHDPSGALHDRGRRALRGTLAALAIWAAARVLLEGAALVAWLVERPGQLGLRTLPTVLNHWDAENYLHVALAGYPTFGVVPFDEAFLPGYPFLSRFVAEGVFFTVTPNPTQVAAAMWLVTGLSAAVAAVLLWKVVRDRFDARVAAGAVALLVAGPYAHFMVAPYAGSPYLAFAIAAWLLVQRGRWLTGALLCIPAGLIRVETVYLVAALVVAQLLGPRIRPFWSRLWRAAAFGAVGSLGLGYYLAWLWHQTGNPTHWFLVQKLGWHRETQWPWETFRTTLRIATGTTGSGQFQEWSDIVMVAVYLVAVGFLIAKRWWPELVYTGLMVVSMGTSYAWTSMARESSVQFPLMVLVASTLAGRRRSRWVFWVVLGIGIVDATYQSYRFALGDWGD; encoded by the coding sequence GTGAGCACCGCGACCGCGCCGCCGACGCCCCTCGACCGCCCCGACCACCTCGTCGGCGAGTCGACGCACGACCCCTCCGGAGCGCTGCACGACCGCGGTCGACGGGCGCTTCGCGGGACGCTCGCGGCGCTGGCGATCTGGGCGGCGGCCCGGGTGCTGCTCGAGGGAGCCGCCCTCGTCGCCTGGCTCGTCGAGCGACCGGGACAGCTCGGCCTGCGGACGCTGCCGACCGTCCTGAACCACTGGGACGCGGAGAACTACCTGCACGTCGCCCTGGCCGGCTACCCGACCTTCGGCGTCGTGCCGTTCGACGAGGCGTTCCTGCCCGGGTACCCCTTCCTCTCCCGCTTCGTCGCCGAGGGTGTGTTCTTCACCGTCACCCCGAACCCGACCCAGGTCGCCGCGGCCATGTGGCTCGTGACCGGCCTCTCCGCCGCCGTCGCCGCGGTGCTGCTGTGGAAGGTCGTCCGCGACCGCTTCGACGCGCGCGTCGCGGCCGGCGCCGTCGCGCTCCTGGTCGCGGGGCCCTACGCCCACTTCATGGTCGCGCCGTACGCCGGGTCGCCCTACCTGGCCTTCGCGATCGCCGCCTGGCTGCTCGTCCAGCGCGGCCGCTGGCTCACCGGGGCGCTGCTCTGCATCCCGGCGGGACTGATCCGTGTGGAGACGGTCTACCTCGTGGCGGCCCTGGTCGTCGCGCAGCTGCTCGGCCCGCGGATCCGGCCGTTCTGGTCGCGCCTGTGGCGAGCCGCCGCCTTCGGTGCGGTGGGGTCGCTCGGCCTGGGCTACTACCTCGCCTGGCTCTGGCACCAGACCGGAAACCCGACGCACTGGTTCCTCGTCCAGAAGCTCGGGTGGCACCGCGAGACGCAGTGGCCGTGGGAGACGTTCCGCACGACGCTCCGGATCGCGACCGGGACGACCGGGTCGGGGCAGTTCCAGGAGTGGTCGGACATCGTCATGGTCGCGGTCTACCTGGTCGCGGTCGGCTTCCTCATCGCGAAGCGGTGGTGGCCCGAGCTGGTGTACACGGGCCTCATGGTGGTGTCCATGGGGACGAGCTACGCGTGGACCTCGATGGCCCGCGAGAGCTCGGTGCAGTTCCCGCTCATGGTGCTCGTGGCCTCCACGCTGGCCGGCCGTCGTCGCTCACGGTGGGTCTTCTGGGTGGTGCTCGGCATCGGGATCGTGGACGCGACCTACCAGTCGTACCGGTTCGCACTCGGCGACTGGGGCGACTGA
- a CDS encoding nucleotidyltransferase family protein, with the protein MPRPDDPLPVAPHVPLPVDPHGPLPVTGVLLAAGAGTRMGMPKALVRTTDGTPWLGSVSRALLDGGCASVVVVLGAAAGDARVLVPDLPSVRTVVAEHWAEGPGASLAAGLQVLDDGVVACVALVDLPTMPPTVVRRVIGASAGADVLRRAAFDGRPGHPVLVGPAHRGALVAAVTADPGDRVAGAWLRRAGVSAVDCADLWDGEDQDRPTPGPPVDQTADGSVAPVAECEPVRLVGRVHDPDAEHHPEDPP; encoded by the coding sequence GTGCCGCGACCGGACGACCCGCTGCCGGTCGCCCCGCACGTCCCGCTGCCGGTCGACCCGCACGGCCCGCTGCCGGTGACCGGGGTCCTGCTCGCCGCCGGTGCCGGGACGCGCATGGGCATGCCGAAGGCGCTGGTGCGGACGACGGACGGGACGCCGTGGCTCGGGTCCGTGAGCCGGGCACTGCTCGACGGCGGCTGCGCCTCGGTGGTCGTGGTCCTCGGCGCCGCGGCCGGGGACGCCCGAGTGCTCGTGCCGGACCTGCCGTCCGTCCGCACGGTGGTCGCCGAGCACTGGGCCGAGGGACCCGGTGCGTCGCTCGCGGCGGGGCTGCAGGTGCTCGACGACGGGGTCGTCGCGTGCGTCGCGCTCGTCGACCTGCCGACGATGCCACCGACGGTCGTGCGCCGCGTCATCGGGGCGTCTGCGGGTGCGGACGTCCTGCGGCGTGCCGCGTTCGACGGCCGACCGGGTCACCCGGTGCTGGTCGGTCCGGCGCACCGCGGGGCGCTCGTCGCGGCGGTCACGGCCGACCCGGGGGACCGGGTCGCCGGTGCCTGGCTCCGGCGGGCGGGGGTCTCCGCGGTCGACTGCGCGGACCTGTGGGACGGCGAGGACCAGGACCGCCCGACGCCCGGACCGCCCGTCGACCAGACCGCTGACGGCTCAGTCGCCCCAGTCGCCGAGTGCGAACCGGTACGACTGGTAGGTCGCGTCCACGATCCCGATGCCGAGCACCACCCAGAAGACCCACCGTGA